The following coding sequences are from one Pseudonocardia sp. HH130630-07 window:
- a CDS encoding NUDIX domain-containing protein gives MPVLSLDSHVDGPQALVAGVLRETSTAAGAVAGIGVRLTAPAGLLVAGDEVRIGLPRGGPAIRTRITVAGTGGLHSARAAGPVRVLRHATRLSPGDAGGTLMQDELVWSPPLGAAGRISDPLLRRVAARLLAARRDAVARRVAELGRAPVVVGAAIVRDGRLLVAQRSYPAELAGRWELPGGGVEPGETEPEALARECVEELDTRIVAGDRIGTDLPIGRRVLRIRTATLAPGSPEPRAREHRALRWLYCRWFGGQ, from the coding sequence GTGCCGGTGCTGAGCCTCGACAGTCACGTGGACGGTCCGCAGGCCCTGGTCGCCGGGGTGCTCCGGGAGACGTCGACGGCGGCCGGTGCCGTCGCCGGGATCGGGGTGCGGCTCACCGCGCCGGCCGGGCTGCTGGTCGCCGGGGACGAGGTCCGGATCGGCCTGCCCCGCGGCGGTCCGGCGATCCGCACCCGGATCACCGTGGCCGGGACGGGCGGGCTGCACTCGGCGCGGGCCGCCGGTCCGGTGCGGGTCCTGCGGCACGCGACGCGGCTCTCGCCGGGGGACGCGGGCGGGACCCTGATGCAGGACGAGCTCGTGTGGTCGCCGCCGCTCGGCGCGGCCGGGCGGATCAGCGACCCGCTGCTGCGCCGCGTCGCCGCCCGGCTGCTCGCCGCGCGCCGCGACGCCGTGGCCCGGCGGGTCGCCGAGCTCGGCCGGGCGCCGGTCGTGGTCGGCGCGGCGATCGTCCGCGACGGACGGCTGCTCGTGGCCCAGCGCTCCTACCCGGCCGAGCTCGCCGGGCGGTGGGAGCTCCCCGGCGGCGGTGTCGAGCCGGGGGAGACGGAACCGGAGGCACTGGCCCGCGAGTGCGTGGAGGAGCTGGACACCCGGATCGTCGCGGGGGACCGGATCGGGACGGACCTGCCGATCGGCCGCCGGGTGCTGCGCATCCGCACCGCGACCCTGGCCCCGGGGTCGCCGGAGCCGCGGGCCCGCGAGCACCGGGCCCTGCGGTGGCTTTACTGCCGGTGGTTTGGTGGCCAGTGA
- a CDS encoding IS3 family transposase (programmed frameshift): protein MPKKIDPAVRSQAVRLVTEHRSAYSTERAVHVQVAESLGVSRESVRRWVSQHDVDTGVVAGVTSDDREELRRLRAENKRLREVNEVLKSATNFLRGGARPPKPLIVAFVDQMRAAGHAVESILAALNTLGLTIAARTLRAWCARTGTRNGAAGRVAARTVTDALVEDAVRAAAFTTNRAGEPVLAPEGLYGRRKMLALIRRTVLPEAGFGAVDRAMRSVGLAGVVRGKRPRTTIPDSTAQRAADLLDRNFTASAPDSKWVTDFTYVRTYQSFTYVAFIVDCFSQKIVGWHAALTRDVELVDVPLRMALWRRAHEGKAVARDQLICHSDAGSQYTSLRFTEHLHLEGIRPSVGSVGDAYDNALMETINGFYKAECIRTRVFHDGPYRTIADVEYATASWVEWYNNRRLHSSLGMISPTEFEAAHYADTEPSAR from the exons GTGCCCAAGAAGATCGACCCAGCGGTTCGGAGCCAGGCTGTGCGTCTGGTGACCGAGCATCGTTCGGCGTACTCGACCGAGCGTGCCGTGCATGTCCAGGTCGCTGAGTCACTCGGGGTGTCGCGTGAGTCCGTGCGTCGCTGGGTGTCCCAGCACGACGTCGACACCGGCGTCGTAGCGGGCGTGACCAGCGATGACCGCGAGGAGCTGCGGCGGTTGCGGGCGGAGAACAAGCGCCTGCGCGAGGTCAACGAGGTCCTCAAGTCGGCGACGA ATTTTCTTCGTGGGGGAGCTCGACCCCCGAAACCGCTGATCGTCGCGTTCGTCGATCAGATGCGGGCTGCTGGTCATGCCGTCGAGTCGATCCTTGCTGCCCTCAACACCCTGGGGCTCACGATCGCGGCACGAACCTTGCGGGCCTGGTGCGCTCGGACCGGCACCAGGAACGGCGCCGCCGGCCGGGTCGCGGCCCGGACCGTCACCGACGCCCTGGTCGAAGACGCCGTCCGTGCGGCGGCGTTCACCACCAACCGCGCCGGCGAACCGGTGCTGGCCCCAGAGGGACTTTATGGGCGTCGCAAGATGCTGGCCCTGATCCGTCGAACGGTGCTGCCCGAGGCTGGGTTCGGAGCGGTCGACCGGGCGATGCGCTCGGTGGGGCTGGCCGGAGTGGTCCGCGGGAAACGGCCGCGCACGACCATCCCGGACTCGACCGCCCAGCGGGCCGCTGATCTGCTCGACCGCAACTTCACCGCCTCAGCACCCGACAGCAAGTGGGTCACCGACTTCACCTACGTGCGCACGTATCAGTCGTTCACCTACGTGGCGTTCATCGTGGACTGCTTCTCGCAGAAGATCGTGGGCTGGCACGCCGCGCTCACTCGTGACGTCGAGCTGGTGGACGTGCCGTTACGGATGGCGCTGTGGCGACGTGCCCACGAGGGCAAAGCCGTGGCCCGGGACCAGCTGATCTGCCATTCCGATGCCGGGTCGCAATATACGAGTCTGCGGTTCACCGAGCACCTGCACCTCGAGGGCATACGGCCCTCGGTCGGCAGCGTCGGCGACGCCTACGACAACGCCCTGATGGAGACCATCAACGGCTTCTACAAGGCCGAATGCATCCGCACCCGAGTCTTCCACGACGGCCCCTACCGCACGATCGCCGACGTCGAGTACGCCACCGCCAGCTGGGTCGAGTGGTACAACAACCGCCGACTGCACTCAAGTCTGGGCATGATCAGCCCCACCGAGTTCGAGGCAGCCCACTACGCTGACACAGAACCATCGGCCAGATGA
- a CDS encoding carbon-nitrogen hydrolase family protein has protein sequence MRIALAQIASTTDPEENLAEVGRRVAEAAAAGARVLVLPEATMCRFGVALGPVAEPFDGPWVTRVRELADASGITVVAGMFTPSGDGRVHNTLLVTGAGVEARYDKVHLFDAFGFAESDTVAPGTEPVTVDVPDPITGDPVRLGLSTCYDVRFPGLYQRLADAGAAVLLVPASWGAGEGKREQWELLVRARALDTGSFVLACDQADPTTVGREHGKAPTGIGFSMVAGPLGEVVDTLGAEPGLLVTDVDPAAAAHVRTRIPVLANRRF, from the coding sequence ATGCGGATCGCCCTGGCCCAGATCGCGTCCACCACGGACCCGGAGGAGAACCTGGCCGAGGTCGGCCGGCGGGTGGCCGAGGCCGCCGCGGCCGGTGCGCGGGTGCTCGTGCTCCCCGAGGCGACGATGTGCCGGTTCGGGGTGGCGCTGGGCCCGGTCGCCGAGCCGTTCGACGGTCCGTGGGTGACCCGGGTGCGCGAGCTGGCCGACGCGTCGGGGATCACGGTGGTCGCCGGGATGTTCACGCCGTCCGGGGACGGCCGGGTGCACAACACGCTGCTGGTCACCGGGGCCGGGGTCGAGGCCCGCTACGACAAGGTCCACCTGTTCGACGCGTTCGGGTTCGCCGAGTCCGACACGGTGGCGCCCGGCACGGAGCCGGTCACCGTCGACGTCCCGGACCCGATCACCGGTGACCCGGTCCGGCTGGGCCTGTCCACCTGCTACGACGTCCGGTTCCCCGGGCTGTACCAGCGGCTGGCCGACGCCGGGGCCGCGGTGCTGCTCGTCCCGGCGTCCTGGGGCGCGGGGGAGGGCAAGCGCGAGCAGTGGGAGCTGCTGGTGCGGGCCCGTGCGCTCGACACCGGGTCCTTCGTGCTCGCCTGCGACCAGGCCGACCCCACGACGGTCGGGCGCGAGCACGGGAAGGCCCCGACCGGGATCGGGTTCAGCATGGTGGCGGGCCCGCTCGGCGAGGTCGTCGACACCCTCGGCGCGGAGCCGGGCCTGCTGGTGACCGACGTCGACCCCGCGGCCGCAGCCCACGTCCGCACCCGGATCCCCGTCCTGGCCAACCGCCGCTTCTGA
- a CDS encoding 3-deoxy-7-phosphoheptulonate synthase, with translation MNNRPAALIDAPLDDRRIERISPLISPALLRHDHPATPEVARTVTDGRAAVTGVLDGSDDRLLVVVGPCSVHDPEAALDYAQRLAARAGELSGELCVVMRTYFEKPRTTVGWKGLINDPGLDGTFDVNRGLRTARQLLLDVSALGLPVGCEFLDPITPQYIADVVTWGSIGARTAESQVHRQLVSGLSMPVGIKNATDGDVRAAIDGMRAAAASHVFMGVNADGLAGLVTTTGNPDTHVILRGGTRPNYSAADVAAAGAAVRGAGLPERVVVDASHGNSGKDHERQAVVVGELAQRIADGERGVHGLMMESFLEAGRQELGPDMVRGRSVTDACMSWDTTDELLGTLADAVRRGRR, from the coding sequence ATGAACAACCGCCCCGCTGCACTGATCGACGCCCCGCTGGACGACCGGCGCATCGAGCGGATCAGCCCGCTCATCTCCCCCGCCCTGCTGCGGCACGACCATCCGGCCACACCGGAGGTCGCCCGGACCGTCACCGACGGCCGGGCCGCGGTGACCGGCGTGCTCGACGGCTCCGACGACCGGCTCCTGGTGGTCGTCGGACCGTGCTCGGTGCACGACCCCGAGGCCGCGCTCGACTACGCGCAGCGGCTCGCGGCGCGCGCCGGGGAACTCTCCGGTGAGCTGTGCGTCGTCATGCGGACCTACTTCGAGAAGCCGCGCACCACGGTCGGCTGGAAGGGTCTGATCAACGACCCGGGCCTGGACGGCACCTTCGACGTGAACCGTGGCCTGCGGACCGCGCGGCAGCTCCTGCTCGACGTCTCCGCGCTGGGCCTTCCGGTCGGGTGCGAGTTCCTGGACCCGATCACCCCGCAGTACATCGCGGACGTGGTGACCTGGGGCTCGATCGGCGCCCGGACCGCGGAGAGCCAGGTGCACCGGCAGCTGGTGAGCGGGCTGTCGATGCCGGTCGGGATCAAGAACGCCACCGACGGCGACGTCCGCGCCGCGATCGACGGGATGCGGGCCGCCGCCGCGTCGCACGTGTTCATGGGGGTCAACGCCGACGGGCTCGCCGGGCTGGTGACGACCACCGGCAACCCGGACACCCACGTGATCCTGCGGGGCGGGACCCGGCCCAACTACTCGGCCGCCGACGTCGCCGCGGCCGGGGCGGCCGTGCGTGGCGCCGGGCTGCCGGAGCGGGTCGTGGTCGACGCCAGCCACGGCAACAGCGGCAAGGACCACGAGCGGCAGGCCGTCGTCGTCGGGGAGCTGGCGCAGCGGATCGCGGACGGCGAGCGCGGCGTGCACGGGCTGATGATGGAGAGCTTCCTGGAGGCCGGCCGCCAGGAGCTCGGCCCGGACATGGTGCGCGGCCGGTCCGTGACCGACGCCTGCATGTCGTGGGACACGACCGACGAGCTGCTCGGCACCCTGGCCGACGCCGTCCGCCGCGGGCGGCGCTGA
- a CDS encoding YunG family protein, whose translation MPAALHPVLPAPALPEVAAALRASWGRDTCDEADAGDWDPAVPARGQCGATALVLHDLFGGELLLAEVWLADGRLQGYHWWNRLPGGAEVDLTREQFAPGETVQPPRPVPRPPGPPRRCAAQYALLRRRVRARLGAGGRG comes from the coding sequence ATGCCCGCCGCCCTGCACCCGGTCCTCCCGGCGCCCGCCCTGCCCGAGGTGGCGGCCGCGCTGCGGGCGTCCTGGGGGCGGGACACCTGCGACGAGGCCGATGCGGGCGACTGGGACCCCGCCGTCCCGGCCCGGGGCCAGTGCGGGGCGACCGCGCTCGTGCTGCACGACCTGTTCGGCGGCGAGCTCCTGCTCGCCGAGGTGTGGCTGGCCGACGGCCGGCTGCAGGGCTACCACTGGTGGAACCGGCTGCCCGGCGGCGCCGAGGTCGATCTCACCCGGGAGCAGTTCGCCCCGGGGGAGACGGTGCAGCCACCGCGGCCGGTGCCGCGCCCGCCGGGTCCGCCCCGGCGCTGCGCCGCGCAGTACGCGCTGCTGCGCCGGCGCGTGCGGGCCCGGCTGGGCGCGGGCGGGCGGGGGTGA
- a CDS encoding GNAT family N-acetyltransferase — MTDPSITVRELGSDDWATWRDLRLAALAEAPHAFHSRLEDWLGAGADEWRARLAAPGRYLVAELDGRPCAQVVAVPPDEDGIADLIALWTAPHARGTGVSDALIDAVLDRAARWGAVRLALHVVVGNERAAALYRRHGFVDLGRVERPDGITEHRMERAVPRASRIRSTTC, encoded by the coding sequence GTGACGGATCCGTCGATCACCGTGCGGGAGTTGGGATCCGACGACTGGGCGACCTGGCGCGATCTCCGGCTGGCCGCGCTCGCCGAGGCTCCGCACGCGTTCCACAGCAGGCTCGAGGATTGGCTCGGGGCCGGTGCGGACGAGTGGCGCGCCCGGCTGGCCGCGCCCGGCCGGTACCTCGTCGCCGAGCTCGACGGCCGTCCGTGCGCCCAGGTCGTGGCCGTCCCGCCGGACGAGGACGGCATCGCGGACCTCATCGCGCTCTGGACCGCACCGCACGCCCGCGGGACCGGGGTCTCCGACGCCCTGATCGACGCGGTGCTCGACCGGGCGGCGCGCTGGGGCGCGGTGCGGCTGGCCCTGCACGTCGTGGTCGGCAACGAGCGGGCCGCCGCGCTCTACCGCAGGCACGGGTTCGTCGACCTCGGCCGGGTCGAGCGCCCCGACGGCATCACCGAGCACCGCATGGAGCGCGCCGTCCCCCGGGCCTCGCGGATCCGATCGACGACCTGCTGA
- a CDS encoding TetR/AcrR family transcriptional regulator — protein MDPRVVRTRRRLQDALLALARDHPLESISVADVAERAGVNRSSFYQHYGDKEALLAAALRAQARAAGADLSDLVTTDVGPDPPAALLRWFAHVADHATLYRQALGGAAAPDAAAGMRRWMQEFVADTARRLGFTEDDAGIPVDVFAAGMAWSLLGVASSWLEHDPLPAPEVAAGWAWRMLVRRDF, from the coding sequence GTGGATCCCAGGGTGGTACGCACGCGCAGGCGACTGCAGGACGCGTTGCTCGCCCTCGCCAGGGACCACCCGTTGGAGTCGATCTCCGTGGCGGACGTCGCGGAGCGTGCCGGGGTCAACCGCAGCAGCTTCTACCAGCACTACGGCGACAAGGAGGCGTTGCTCGCGGCCGCGCTGCGCGCGCAGGCCCGGGCCGCCGGTGCCGACCTGTCCGACCTGGTGACGACCGACGTCGGGCCCGACCCCCCGGCCGCCCTGCTGCGCTGGTTCGCCCACGTGGCCGACCACGCGACGCTCTACCGGCAGGCACTGGGCGGGGCGGCGGCCCCGGACGCGGCCGCCGGGATGCGGCGCTGGATGCAGGAGTTCGTGGCCGACACCGCCCGCCGGCTGGGTTTCACCGAGGACGACGCGGGGATCCCGGTGGACGTCTTCGCCGCCGGGATGGCCTGGTCGCTGCTCGGGGTGGCGTCGAGCTGGCTGGAGCACGATCCGTTGCCCGCCCCGGAGGTCGCTGCCGGGTGGGCGTGGCGGATGCTGGTCCGGCGGGACTTCTGA
- a CDS encoding class I SAM-dependent methyltransferase, whose amino-acid sequence MPPGPHRWNHNIHYHRLVLDAVPAHARTALDVGTGNGLLAAELARRVPDVTGIDVDAPVLDSARREDGSVRWVHGDVRTHPFPPASFDVVASIATLHHLPEPEQAFARLAELTAPGGVLVVVGLARSTTPADAVFVLAGTVQHAVLSRRYGFWEHSAPAVWPPPHSYREVRAGAVAALPGCRWRHLPLWRYAVVWNAPRV is encoded by the coding sequence GTGCCGCCCGGACCGCACCGGTGGAACCACAACATCCACTACCACCGCCTGGTGCTCGACGCCGTCCCGGCGCACGCGCGCACCGCCCTGGACGTCGGGACCGGCAACGGCCTGCTCGCCGCCGAGCTGGCGCGCCGGGTCCCCGACGTCACCGGCATCGACGTCGACGCGCCGGTGCTGGACTCCGCCCGGCGCGAGGACGGCTCGGTCCGCTGGGTGCACGGCGACGTCCGCACCCACCCGTTCCCGCCGGCGTCGTTCGACGTCGTCGCCTCGATCGCGACGCTGCACCACCTGCCGGAGCCGGAGCAGGCGTTCGCGCGGCTCGCGGAGCTGACCGCGCCGGGCGGCGTGCTCGTGGTCGTCGGGCTCGCGCGGTCGACGACCCCGGCGGACGCGGTGTTCGTGCTGGCCGGGACCGTGCAGCACGCCGTGCTCAGCCGTCGGTACGGGTTCTGGGAGCACTCCGCGCCGGCGGTCTGGCCCCCGCCGCACAGCTACCGCGAGGTGCGTGCCGGGGCCGTCGCGGCGCTCCCCGGCTGCCGGTGGCGGCACCTGCCGCTGTGGCGGTACGCGGTGGTGTGGAACGCTCCGAGGGTGTGA
- a CDS encoding DUF6772 family protein, with amino-acid sequence MPLTAAGFYDPLPRVLTADDFDDGMNGWLDLRPNFVAPDFREHSDDIDLIHWGPTMLSSATFAFGGTHGSANGTYSLKISSRAAAAPADQPPAPGSMGLAIKRLSVPPRVRRLRIETLFAYKVEQDRPGLGVNDLRAFGMFVDLQDSEHRYMPGVRYVNAVGGEPVRRWQFYSPTDADDREWSYGADGWHKAGIDPQWFGARRADGSTAATTWFPDGGQRLIYNESDDKLNWTPLSLTVDLATRRYEEFRVGSRILRFPDGAHPTLAPAYDDIEGLLNPVFFVEADTDRRVSLFLDSVVISAAGGQRS; translated from the coding sequence ATGCCCCTGACCGCCGCCGGGTTCTACGATCCCCTTCCCCGCGTCCTCACCGCCGACGACTTCGACGACGGGATGAACGGCTGGCTCGACCTGCGCCCGAACTTCGTCGCCCCGGACTTCCGCGAGCACTCCGACGACATCGACCTGATCCACTGGGGTCCGACGATGCTCAGCTCGGCGACGTTCGCCTTCGGCGGGACGCACGGCTCCGCGAACGGGACCTACTCGCTGAAGATCTCCAGCCGGGCCGCCGCCGCACCGGCCGACCAGCCGCCCGCACCGGGCTCGATGGGGCTCGCGATCAAGCGGCTGTCGGTCCCGCCCCGGGTCCGGCGGCTGCGCATCGAGACCCTGTTCGCCTACAAGGTCGAGCAGGACCGGCCCGGACTCGGCGTGAACGACCTGCGGGCCTTCGGCATGTTCGTCGACCTGCAGGACAGCGAGCACCGCTACATGCCGGGCGTCCGCTACGTCAACGCGGTCGGCGGTGAGCCGGTCCGCCGCTGGCAGTTCTACAGCCCGACCGACGCCGACGACCGGGAGTGGAGCTACGGCGCCGACGGCTGGCACAAGGCCGGCATCGACCCGCAGTGGTTCGGCGCCCGGCGGGCCGACGGCTCGACCGCCGCCACCACCTGGTTCCCCGACGGCGGACAGCGGCTGATCTACAACGAGTCCGACGACAAGCTGAACTGGACGCCGCTGTCGCTGACAGTCGACCTCGCCACCCGCCGCTACGAGGAGTTCCGGGTGGGGTCGCGGATCCTGCGCTTCCCCGACGGCGCGCACCCCACCCTCGCACCCGCCTACGACGACATCGAGGGCCTCCTCAACCCGGTGTTCTTCGTCGAGGCCGACACCGACCGGCGGGTCTCGCTGTTCCTGGACTCGGTCGTGATCTCCGCAGCGGGAGGACAGCGGTCGTGA
- a CDS encoding MFS transporter, producing MTRRINRATVGATAGTALEWYDFSLYGTASALVFPAVFFPTEDPLVATLTSFATFAVGFFARPIGGLIIGTLGDRYGRRQMLFLTLVLMGVSSTLIGVIPGYAAIGVAAPILLVVLRVLQGFGAGGEYAGATLLAAEHSHSSTRGMNAAIPGAGNAAGALLATGVLTLLNTTLSDEAFLSWGWRVAFLLSIAVSIAGVVIRLRVEESPEFTATKAAGRVPRVAIAELFRSSGRTIPLAMLASIGPNVASYLPSVYALTYLSTSVGAPAWIGLTGIIIGNLIKLVTIPVAGLISDRVGRRPVFLAGALGGVVLIYPFFFLLDTGTPVLVWAALVLIFTFCNDAMLAAQSGFMSELFPVRYRYTGVTFSREITGALVGGTLPFVAAWLTASAGGGSWLVSLYCAVLLALSALGMYLLPETRPTGAETAGRQRIES from the coding sequence ATGACCAGGCGGATCAACCGGGCGACGGTCGGTGCCACCGCGGGCACCGCCCTGGAGTGGTACGACTTCTCCCTCTACGGCACGGCGAGCGCGCTCGTCTTCCCGGCCGTGTTCTTCCCGACCGAGGATCCGCTGGTCGCCACGCTGACGTCGTTCGCGACGTTCGCGGTCGGCTTCTTCGCCCGCCCGATCGGCGGCCTGATCATCGGCACCCTGGGCGACCGGTACGGCCGGCGGCAGATGCTCTTCCTCACCCTCGTGCTGATGGGCGTCTCCTCGACGCTGATCGGGGTGATCCCCGGCTACGCCGCCATCGGGGTGGCCGCGCCGATCCTGCTGGTGGTCCTGCGTGTGCTGCAGGGGTTCGGGGCCGGCGGTGAGTACGCCGGCGCGACCCTGCTGGCTGCCGAGCACTCGCACAGCAGCACCCGCGGGATGAACGCGGCCATCCCCGGCGCCGGGAACGCGGCGGGCGCGCTGCTCGCCACCGGCGTCCTGACCCTGCTCAACACCACGCTGTCGGACGAGGCGTTCCTCTCCTGGGGCTGGCGGGTGGCCTTCCTGCTGAGCATCGCGGTCAGCATCGCCGGCGTCGTCATCCGGCTGCGGGTCGAGGAGAGCCCGGAGTTCACCGCGACCAAGGCCGCCGGACGGGTCCCCCGGGTCGCCATCGCCGAGCTGTTCCGCAGCTCCGGGCGCACGATCCCGCTGGCGATGCTGGCGAGCATCGGCCCGAACGTGGCCAGCTACCTGCCGTCGGTCTACGCGCTGACCTACCTCAGCACCAGCGTCGGCGCACCGGCCTGGATCGGCCTGACCGGGATCATCATCGGGAACCTGATCAAGCTCGTCACGATCCCGGTGGCCGGTCTGATCAGCGACCGGGTGGGACGCCGGCCGGTCTTCCTCGCGGGCGCACTCGGCGGCGTCGTCCTGATCTACCCGTTCTTCTTCCTGCTCGACACCGGCACGCCGGTGCTGGTCTGGGCCGCCCTCGTGCTGATCTTCACGTTCTGCAACGACGCGATGCTGGCCGCCCAGTCCGGTTTCATGTCCGAGCTGTTCCCGGTGCGCTACCGCTACACCGGCGTCACGTTCAGCCGGGAGATCACCGGGGCCCTCGTCGGCGGGACGCTGCCGTTCGTGGCCGCCTGGCTGACGGCCTCGGCGGGCGGCGGGTCCTGGCTGGTGTCGCTGTACTGCGCGGTCCTGCTCGCCCTGTCCGCGCTGGGCATGTACCTGCTGCCGGAGACCCGGCCCACCGGCGCGGAGACCGCTGGGCGCCAACGCATCGAGTCCTGA
- a CDS encoding LacI family DNA-binding transcriptional regulator, with product MSRAPRDSRPTAPSGPVRLADVAAAAGVSRPLVSRVLNGDPAVRAAPETRSRILETAKRLGYVPNVAAQSLRVNRTGLIGLVVHDLSSPIYLDLMRGARAEASRHNYFLVLGDVDELLDDEAAFTILVSGRRVDGLVVQGGHGEFDRRIADIAGALPTVVVNAPAAEGSSVVQVFPDERAATRLLTEHLIGLGHRRIGLVSGPENSLTSRSRVEGVEAALTGAGRTLRAEDRVHTEWTAEGGRSGLAELVARHPGPDRPTALVAGNSLIGIGMLGAAAAHGLSVPGDVSVAAVHDTWLSEHLVPSLTTVSLPLQEVGTLAVRTLLDPPGEGTRIELSDPPPVLHARASTAPPVHIVRT from the coding sequence ATGAGCCGGGCACCGCGCGACAGCCGTCCGACCGCACCGTCCGGGCCGGTCCGGCTCGCCGACGTCGCCGCGGCCGCAGGCGTCTCGCGCCCCCTGGTCTCGCGGGTGCTCAACGGGGACCCCGCGGTCCGGGCCGCGCCGGAGACCAGGTCCCGGATCCTGGAGACGGCGAAGCGGCTCGGCTACGTCCCCAACGTGGCGGCGCAGAGCCTGCGGGTGAACCGGACCGGGCTGATCGGGCTCGTCGTGCACGACCTGTCCAGCCCGATCTACCTGGACCTGATGCGCGGCGCGCGGGCGGAGGCGTCGCGGCACAACTACTTCCTGGTGCTGGGCGACGTCGACGAGCTGCTCGACGACGAGGCCGCGTTCACCATCCTGGTCAGCGGGCGACGGGTGGACGGGCTCGTCGTGCAGGGCGGGCACGGCGAGTTCGACCGGCGGATCGCCGACATCGCCGGGGCGCTGCCGACCGTGGTCGTCAACGCGCCCGCGGCCGAGGGCAGCTCCGTGGTGCAGGTCTTCCCGGACGAGCGGGCCGCGACCCGGCTGCTCACCGAGCACCTGATCGGGCTCGGCCACCGGCGGATCGGGCTGGTCTCCGGTCCGGAGAACTCGTTGACCAGCAGGTCGCGTGTGGAGGGCGTCGAGGCGGCGCTGACCGGTGCCGGTCGCACGCTGCGCGCCGAGGACCGCGTGCACACGGAGTGGACGGCCGAGGGCGGCCGCAGCGGACTGGCCGAGCTGGTCGCGCGGCACCCCGGCCCGGACCGGCCGACGGCCCTCGTCGCCGGGAACTCGCTGATCGGGATCGGAATGCTGGGAGCGGCCGCGGCGCACGGGCTGTCGGTCCCCGGCGACGTCTCCGTCGCGGCGGTGCACGACACCTGGCTCAGCGAGCACCTGGTGCCGTCGCTCACGACGGTGAGCCTGCCGCTGCAGGAGGTGGGGACCCTGGCGGTGCGCACGCTGCTGGACCCGCCCGGGGAGGGGACGCGCATCGAGCTGTCGGACCCGCCGCCGGTGCTGCACGCGCGCGCCTCGACCGCGCCGCCGGTCCACATCGTCCGGACGTAG